One window from the genome of Streptococcus salivarius encodes:
- the gatA gene encoding Asp-tRNA(Asn)/Glu-tRNA(Gln) amidotransferase subunit GatA, with protein MSFNNKTIEELHDLLVSKEISATELTQATLDDIKAREEAVNAFVTVAEEAALAQAKAIDEKGIDADNLLSGIPLAVKDNISTDGILTTVASKMLYNYEPIFDATAVANAKAKDMIVIGKTNMDEFAMGGSGETSYYGATKNAWDHSKVPGGSSSGSAAAVASGQVRLSLGSDTGGSIRQPAAFNGIVGLKPTYGTVSRFGLIAFGSSLDQIGTFSPTVKENAQLLNVIASEDAKDSTSAPVRVADFTSKIGQDIKGMKIALPKEYLGEGIDPEVKETILNAAKHFEKLGATVEEVSLPHSKYGVAVYYIIASSEASSNLQRFDGIRYGFRAEDAKNLDDIYVNTRSQGFGDEVKRRIMLGTFSLSSGYYDAYYKKAGQVRTLIIQDFEKVFADYDLILGPTAPSVAFDLDSLNHDPVAMYLADLLTIPVNLAGLPGISIPAGFAQGLPVGLQLIGPKYSEETIYQAAAAFEATTDYHKQQPLIFGGDN; from the coding sequence ATGTCATTCAACAATAAAACCATTGAAGAGTTGCACGACCTCCTTGTCTCTAAGGAAATCTCGGCAACGGAATTGACACAAGCGACGCTTGATGATATCAAGGCGCGTGAAGAAGCAGTCAATGCCTTTGTAACGGTGGCTGAAGAAGCTGCCCTTGCACAAGCTAAGGCCATTGATGAAAAAGGAATCGATGCAGACAACCTCTTGTCAGGTATTCCACTCGCAGTCAAAGACAATATCTCAACAGATGGCATCTTGACCACTGTGGCATCAAAAATGCTCTATAACTACGAGCCAATCTTTGATGCGACAGCTGTTGCCAATGCCAAAGCCAAAGATATGATTGTCATCGGGAAGACCAACATGGATGAATTTGCCATGGGTGGATCTGGTGAAACATCTTACTATGGCGCGACTAAAAACGCTTGGGACCACAGCAAGGTGCCTGGTGGATCTTCAAGTGGTTCTGCTGCAGCTGTAGCTTCAGGTCAAGTCCGTTTGTCTCTTGGTTCAGATACAGGTGGTTCCATCCGTCAACCGGCTGCTTTTAACGGGATTGTTGGTCTCAAACCTACTTATGGAACAGTTTCACGCTTTGGTCTCATTGCTTTTGGTAGCTCACTTGACCAAATTGGTACTTTCTCACCAACGGTTAAGGAAAATGCCCAATTGCTCAATGTCATTGCCAGCGAAGATGCCAAGGACTCAACTTCTGCACCTGTTCGTGTAGCAGACTTTACTTCTAAGATTGGTCAAGACATTAAAGGGATGAAGATTGCCCTTCCTAAGGAATACCTCGGTGAAGGGATCGACCCAGAAGTCAAAGAAACCATCCTTAATGCGGCCAAACACTTTGAAAAATTGGGAGCAACTGTCGAAGAAGTCAGCTTGCCTCACTCTAAATACGGGGTTGCCGTTTACTACATCATCGCTTCATCTGAAGCTTCTTCAAACTTGCAGCGTTTCGACGGTATTCGCTATGGTTTCCGTGCGGAAGATGCTAAAAACTTGGATGATATCTACGTGAACACTCGTAGCCAAGGCTTTGGCGATGAGGTCAAACGCCGTATCATGCTTGGTACCTTTAGTTTGTCATCTGGTTACTACGATGCTTACTACAAGAAAGCTGGTCAAGTCCGTACCCTCATTATCCAAGACTTCGAAAAAGTCTTTGCGGATTACGACCTTATCCTTGGTCCAACAGCTCCAAGCGTGGCCTTTGATTTGGATTCGCTCAACCATGATCCGGTTGCCATGTACCTGGCTGACCTCTTGACCATTCCAGTCAACTTGGCAGGTCTTCCAGGGATTTCGATTCCTGCAGGTTTTGCGCAAGGTCTTCCAGTTGGTTTGCAGTTGATTGGTCCTAAGTATTCTGAAGAAACAATCTACCAAGCTGCAGCTGCCTTTGAAGCAACGACGGATTACCACAAGCAACAACCCCTTATTTTCGGAGGTGACAATTAA
- the tnpA gene encoding IS200/IS605 family transposase — protein MRQDNNSLAHTTWNCKYHIVFAPKYRRQIIYGKYKASIGQILRLLCERKGVEIHEAEACPDHIHMLVSIPPKLSISSFMGYLKGKSSLMIFDRHANLKYKYGNRKFWCRGFYVDTVGRNQKRIEEYIRNQLQEDVIADQLSLFEEYDPFTGEKNKRK, from the coding sequence ATGAGACAGGATAATAATAGTTTAGCACATACTACATGGAATTGTAAGTATCATATTGTGTTCGCACCCAAATATCGACGTCAGATAATTTATGGGAAATACAAAGCAAGTATTGGTCAAATCTTACGATTATTATGCGAAAGAAAAGGTGTTGAAATTCATGAAGCAGAAGCTTGCCCAGATCATATTCACATGTTGGTGAGTATACCACCGAAACTAAGTATTTCCTCATTTATGGGATATTTAAAGGGCAAAAGTAGCTTAATGATATTTGATCGACACGCTAATTTAAAGTATAAATATGGGAATCGCAAATTTTGGTGTCGAGGGTTTTATGTTGATACGGTTGGACGAAATCAGAAGCGAATTGAAGAATATATTCGTAATCAATTACAAGAAGACGTGATAGCAGATCAGCTAAGTCTATTTGAGGAGTATGATCCGTTTACAGGTGAGAAGAATAAGAGAAAGTAA
- a CDS encoding cysteine hydrolase family protein, translating to MTKALISIDYSYDFVADDGKLTAGKPAQAIEDRIAQVTQEAYDNGDYIFVAMDRHDEGDTFHPETKLFPPHNIAGTSGRELYGKLASVYDAIKDDHRVFWMDKRHYSAFSGTDLDIRLRERRVTTVVLTGVLTDICVLHTAIDAYNLGYDIEVVESATASLTPEAHDFAIGHFKNVLGATIVE from the coding sequence ATGACAAAGGCATTGATATCAATTGATTACTCTTATGATTTTGTGGCAGATGATGGGAAGTTGACGGCTGGTAAGCCTGCCCAAGCCATTGAAGATCGTATTGCTCAGGTAACTCAAGAAGCCTATGACAATGGGGATTATATCTTTGTTGCCATGGATCGACATGATGAAGGAGATACCTTCCATCCTGAGACTAAACTCTTTCCACCTCACAATATTGCAGGGACATCTGGGCGAGAACTTTATGGTAAGTTAGCTAGTGTATATGATGCCATCAAGGACGACCATCGTGTCTTTTGGATGGACAAGCGACACTATTCAGCCTTTTCCGGAACGGATTTAGATATTCGTTTACGTGAGCGTCGTGTGACGACAGTTGTTTTGACGGGAGTTTTAACAGATATTTGTGTGTTACATACGGCCATTGATGCTTATAATTTGGGCTATGATATCGAGGTGGTAGAGAGTGCAACAGCCTCCTTGACACCTGAAGCTCATGACTTTGCTATTGGACATTTTAAAAATGTTCTTGGAGCAACAATTGTGGAGTAA
- the gatC gene encoding Asp-tRNA(Asn)/Glu-tRNA(Gln) amidotransferase subunit GatC — MKITQEEVTHVANLSKLKFSPEETAEFATTLSKIVDMVELLEEVDTTGVAPTTTMADRKTVLRPDVAEKGTDRDRLFKNVPEKDNYYIKVPAILEDGGDA; from the coding sequence ATGAAAATTACGCAAGAAGAGGTAACCCACGTTGCCAATCTTTCAAAATTGAAATTCTCCCCAGAAGAGACTGCTGAGTTTGCGACAACCTTGTCTAAAATTGTCGACATGGTGGAATTGTTGGAAGAAGTGGACACAACAGGTGTTGCCCCAACAACGACCATGGCTGATCGCAAGACCGTATTGCGTCCGGATGTTGCTGAAAAAGGGACTGACCGTGACCGCTTGTTTAAAAATGTACCTGAAAAAGATAACTACTACATCAAGGTACCAGCTATCCTAGAAGATGGAGGAGATGCCTAA
- a CDS encoding 6-phospho-beta-glucosidase → MTKKLTFPDGFLWGGATAANQCEGAYDADGRGLANVDVVPIGEDRLSIITGRRKMFDFEDGYFYPAKESIDMYHRYKEDIALFGEMGFKTYRLSIAWSRIFPKGDEAEPNEAGLAFYEDLFKECHKHGIEPLVTITHFDCPMHLITEYGGWRNRKMLGFYENLCRTLFTRFKGLVKYWLTFNEINMILHAPFMGAGLCFEEGENEEQVKYQAAHHELVASAMVTKLAHEIDPENKVGCMLAAGQYYPNTAHPRDYWAAMQEDRSSYFFTDVQARGEYPNYAKKQWERDGIELEMTEEDLALLKEHTVDFISFSYYASRVASGDPEVNEKTAGNIFASIKNPYLEASEWGWQIDPLGLRITLNAIWDRYQKPMFIVENGLGAVDTPDENGYVEDDYRIDYLAAHIKAMRDAINEDGVELWGYTTWGCIDLVSAGTGEMKKRYGFIYVDRDNDGNGSLKRSKKKSFNWYKEVIASNGASVE, encoded by the coding sequence ATGACTAAAAAATTAACTTTTCCTGATGGATTTTTGTGGGGTGGAGCGACAGCAGCCAACCAATGTGAAGGTGCCTATGATGCTGATGGGCGTGGTTTAGCCAATGTTGACGTGGTACCAATTGGTGAGGATCGCCTTTCCATTATCACTGGACGTCGCAAGATGTTTGATTTTGAGGATGGTTATTTTTATCCGGCCAAGGAAAGTATCGATATGTACCACCGTTACAAGGAAGATATTGCTCTCTTTGGTGAAATGGGCTTTAAGACCTATCGTCTTTCTATTGCTTGGTCACGTATTTTTCCTAAGGGTGATGAGGCTGAGCCAAATGAAGCTGGGCTTGCCTTTTACGAGGACCTCTTCAAGGAATGTCACAAGCATGGTATTGAACCTTTGGTGACGATCACACACTTTGATTGTCCAATGCACTTGATTACCGAGTATGGAGGATGGCGTAATCGTAAGATGCTTGGCTTCTATGAAAATCTTTGCCGTACCCTTTTCACACGCTTTAAAGGTTTGGTTAAGTACTGGCTCACTTTCAATGAAATCAACATGATTCTCCATGCCCCATTTATGGGAGCAGGACTCTGCTTTGAAGAGGGTGAGAATGAGGAGCAGGTTAAATATCAGGCTGCTCACCATGAGTTGGTAGCCTCAGCTATGGTGACGAAATTGGCTCATGAGATTGACCCTGAAAATAAGGTCGGTTGTATGTTGGCAGCAGGTCAATATTATCCAAATACAGCCCATCCACGTGACTACTGGGCAGCTATGCAAGAAGACCGTAGTAGCTATTTCTTTACTGATGTTCAAGCTCGTGGAGAGTATCCAAATTATGCTAAGAAACAGTGGGAACGTGATGGCATTGAGCTTGAGATGACGGAAGAAGATTTGGCCCTTCTTAAAGAGCATACTGTTGATTTTATTTCCTTCTCTTACTATGCAAGTCGTGTGGCTTCAGGTGATCCAGAAGTTAATGAAAAGACTGCTGGAAATATCTTTGCCTCTATTAAAAATCCCTATTTGGAAGCTTCAGAGTGGGGCTGGCAAATTGACCCACTAGGCCTTCGTATTACGCTCAATGCTATTTGGGATCGTTACCAAAAACCGATGTTTATCGTTGAAAATGGGCTTGGTGCTGTGGATACGCCAGATGAAAATGGTTATGTTGAAGACGATTACCGTATCGACTACTTGGCAGCCCACATCAAGGCTATGCGTGATGCTATTAATGAAGATGGTGTAGAGCTTTGGGGCTACACAACCTGGGGCTGTATCGACCTTGTTTCTGCTGGAACTGGTGAAATGAAGAAACGTTATGGCTTCATCTATGTGGACCGAGATAACGATGGTAATGGTAGTCTTAAACGCTCTAAGAAGAAATCATTTAACTGGTACAAAGAAGTTATCGCAAGTAACGGTGCCTCTGTAGAATAG